The Sporosarcina sp. Te-1 DNA window ACGGCGGATGCTTATTCCTTATTGCCGAATAATGGTCTCTTTATCGTTTCCGGGATTATCGCGCAAAAAAGAGATCTAGTGAGAGATGATCTCGTTGACAAGGGGTTTGAAATCGTGGAAACCGTCTTAATGGAAGACTGGGTTGCCATCATTGCCCGTAAGAAAGGCGAGTGACAGGGTGCAACGTTATTTTTTGACCACTCCTTTTGATCAGAATGACGAGTCATGGATTGAAGGGGAGGACGCGAAACATATTAGCCGTGTCATGCGCATGTCAACGGGTGATGCTATTATAGCTGTCTCAGATACCGAAGCTTATATTTCGAGCATCTTAGAAATAACTCCTGAGGGCGTGCGGGTGAGACGTGACCCCGACAGCCTGCTTCCGGACCGAGAAATGCCGGTTGCCGTTACAATTGCTTGTGGCTTGCCGAAAGGCGACAAGCTCGATTACATTGTGCAAAAAGGAACGGAGCTTGGGATGAAAGCTCTTCTTCCATTTGAAGCTGAGCGGTCCATCGTCAAGTGGGACGCCAAAAAAGGCGGCAAGAAGGTGGAGCGGCTTCAGAAAATTGCAAAAGAAGCGGCGGAGCAATGCCACCGGACAGTCATTCCAGAAGTGAAAGTTCCTGTCTCCTTTAGAAATCTGCTAGCCGAGGCGTCCCGCTATGATATTTTGCTCGTCGCCGATGAGGAAGATGCCAAAAGCAATGAACCCAATAGGATTGCAGACCGCTTGAAAAACGTGTATCATAAACAATCGGTACTTGTTGTTTTTGGTCCGGAAGGCGGAATATCCAGAAAAGAAGCGGAAATGCTGAAGAGTGCAGGATTCCTATCCGTGTCACTCGGCCCCCGTATTTTGCGGACGGAGACAGCGCCGTTATATGTGTTATCCGCCATGTCTTACGAATTTGAATGAAAGAGGTGAGCAGCTGATGTCTTCAGTCGCTTTCCATACATTAGGCTGCAAAGTCAATCATTACGAAACGGAAGCCATCTGGCAACTTTTTAAAGAAGCTGGATACGAACGCACCGATTTCGAAAAAAATGCTGATGTATATGTCATTAATACTTGTACAGTTACGAATACAGGGGATAAAAAGAGCCGGCAAGTCATCCGGCGTGCAATCCGCAAAAACCCGGATGCGGTCATTTGTGTCACGGGCTGCTATGCGCAAACGTCTCCTGCGGAAATCATGGCGATTCCTGGGGTCGATATTGTCGTCGGTACGCAGGATCGTACAAAACTTTTAGGGTTGATTGAGGAATACCGCGTGGAACGCCAACCGATCAATGCGGTTCGCAATATCATGAAGAACCGGGTATACGAGGAACTCGATGTACCGGCTTTCACAGACCGGACACGTGCCTCGTTAAAAATTCAGGAGGGCTGCAATAACTTTTGCACGTTCTGTATTATACCTTGGGCTCGCGGTTTAATGAGATCGAGAGATCCGCAAGAAGTAATCCGCCAAGCGCAGCAATTGGTTGATGCGGGGTATTTGGAGATCGTCTTGACGGGCATCCACACAGGAGGCTACGGAGAGGATCTGAAGGATTACAATCTGGCCCGGCTGCTGCGTGATTTGGAGACGCAGGTGAAAGGATTGAAACGTCTTCGGATTAGCTCAATCGAAGCGAGCCAATTAACGGATGAAGTCATTCAAGTCCTGAAAGAATCCTCGATTATCGTCCGTCACCTTCACATCCCGATTCAATCTGGTTCCAATACCGTATTGAAACGGATGAGACGGAAATATACGATGGAATTCTTTGCGGAACGCCTGGATCGTCTACGTGAAGCGCTGCCGCATTTGGCGATCACGTCGGATGTCATCGTCGGGTTCCCGGGTGAGACGGAAGAAGAATTCATGGAGACATACCATTTTATCCGCGAACACCGATTCTCTGAGCTTCACGTCTTCCCTTATTCCAAACGGACAGGCACTCCAGCTGCCCGGATGGAGGATCAAATCGATGAAGAAGTGAAAAATGAGCGGGTACATCGTCTTATTGAGTTGAATGATCAACTGGCAAAAGAGTATGCTTCCGAATTTGAAGGCGAAGTGCTGGAAGTGATTCCAGAAGAAGTATACAAACTGGATCCTGCCAGCGGTTTGTATGAAGGGTATACGGACAATTACTTGAAAGTCGTTTTCCCTGCAGATGAATCAATGGTTGGAAAAATCGTCAAAGTCAAAATAGCTAAAGCGGGCTATCCTTACAATGAGGGGCAATTTATCCGGGTCATTGACACCGAAGAAGCCCTTGTATAAGTTAGGATAGATTCTAAGTGACATATCGATTGTTAAAAACTGTTTATCCATTCCCGGATAAACAGTTTTTTCGTGCAACCGGTTACGTTGTTTGCTATAGTGAAAGGGCTACGCACTACATAAGGGAGGTATTCATCTTGAATACGACAAATTATGCTGCCTATATAGATCATACATTATTGAAAGCTGATGCTGCGAAAGAAGAAATTATCTCGCTTTGTGAAGAAGCGAAACAATATTCTTTTGCTTCAGTTTGTGTCAATCCAGCCTGGGTTGCAACCGCTGCTAAATTATTGAATGGATCAGACGTCAAAGTTTGTACGGTCATTGGATTTCCGCTTGGAGCAAGTACATCCGAAGTGAAAGCGTTTGAAACGACAGATGCCATCCGCAAAGGAGCTCAGGAAATTGACATGGTCATCAATATTGGAGCCCTTAAAAGCGGAGATCATGACCAGGTTCGCCAAGATATCGAGGCGGTCGTAGAAGCGGCTAAAGGAAAAGCGATCGTGAAAGTGATCATTGAGACTTCCTTGCTGACAGATGCTGAAAAACGGAAAGCATGCGAGTTGTCCCTTGCTGCAGGAGCCGACTTCGTCAAAACCTCGACAGGATTCTCAACAGGCGGAGCGACGGCGGAGGATGTAAAGCTGATGCGCGGAGTAGTAGGACCCGAGATGGGTGTGAAGGCTTCAGGAGGCGTCCGCAGCTACGAAGATATGAAAAAGATGATCGACGCGGGGGCTACTCGGATTGGTGCCAGCTCTGGCGTGCAAATAATGAATGGCTTGCAATCGGACAGCGATTACTGAGTCCGTTTTACTGCCTTAGCTAGGTGAGTAAGTAATTTTCATCATCGGCGAAGTATGAGTTGGGAGTGTCCCTAGAGTGCACTCAGAATTTCTGCTCAAAATCTTTGAAATTTATGCAACGGAAATGGAAAGTTTTTTATTGACCAGATTCTAATTGTGCGATATACTTTTTTAGTACAAGGACAACTGCCTTGTGTCGAAGTGTGCTCGGAGGGAGGGACAAGAGATATGACGAAAACTGTCGTTCGTAAAAATGAATCGCTTGAAGATGCTCTTCGCCGCTTCAAACGTACTGTATCCAAAAGTGGAACTATACAAGAGGTAAGAAAGCGTGAATACTACGAGAAACCAAGCGTAAAGCGGAAGAAAAAATCCGAAGCTGCTCGTAAACGTAAATACTAATACTGCCTTGACTTACTATTGAAACTTTGAATCTATACGTAAACCGGAACGTCCTTTTGGATGTTCCGGTTTATTTGTGTCTTTTTTCATAATTTATTTCTGAGAAATGAAACTTCCGGTCATATTGCAACGTAGAAAAGGTATAATGGAACTGATGAAAGGAGTGAGGAGTGTTGAGAAAACGGTTTAGGGCTCTACTTCTGCTCGTTTTATTCCTATCGGCCATGATCGTTCCGTTCGGACAATCGGATGCGAATGCCGTGAAAGTATATAAAGTTCCGATTACGAATGAAGTGGAGAAAGGGCTGCACGCATTTCTGAAGCGTTCATTCAAAGAAGCAGATGAAGCGGGTGCGAAGACGGTCATTTTGGAGATCAATACACTTGGCGGCTTCATTGATGCAGCTGGCCAGATTGGAATGTTGATCGATGAACAGCCAAAGGACATGGAGATCATCGCGTACATCAACGACCGGGCGATTTCAGCAGGCGCTTTTATCGCCTTGCATGCAGACAAAATCTATATGTCGCCTACAGGAAAAATAGGCGCTGCCCAGGCGGTTGAAGGCAACACAGGCAATGCGGCTGACGTGAAAACCCAAAGTTTCTGGGTTGCCGACATGATCAGTGCTGCAAAAACTTCCGACCGTAATCCGATTTATGCCCAAGCCATGGCGGACCCTGATGTTGACCTTCCCAAGTATCATGCCGAGAAAGGGAAACTGTTAACGCTGACCGCTTCACAAGCAGAGGAAAAGGATGTCGGCTATAGTGAAGGGACAGTCAGTTCGTTTGACGCCCTTTTGCGTGAACTCGGCCTGGAAAATGCAGAAGTCATTTCAACGGAAGTCTCATTTGCCGAATCGATTGCACGCATTATTACCAATCCGGTCGTCGTGCCGATTCTACTGTCGATTGCAGGGCTAGGTCTAGTGTTGGAACTGTATTCACCTGGATTTGGCGTGCCGGGAACGATGGCTTTGACTTCACTTGGATTGTTCTTCTTCGGGCATCTGGTAGCGGGACTTGCCGGTTATGAAGCGCTCATCCTATTTATCATTGGGGTCGGGCTTATCATAGCGGAGTTCTTCCTCGCAGGTGGCATCGCGGGTGTCCTTGGGGCGGTCGCAGTAGTCGTAAGTATCATTTTGGCGGGTGGCAATCCGATGTATATGGCGATCTCCGTGTTGATCGCGATTGCTATTGCAGTCATAGGGATGGTGATCATTATGAAGTTTTTTGGAAAGAAACTCCATCTGCTTAATAAGATGGTCTTGATGGATGCGACCGACACAGAGAGCGGCTATGTGTCCAATGTCAATCGTCCGGAATTGATTGGTAAGATTGCTGTAGCGACAACGACACTGCGGCCGTCGGGAACAGTCAATCTGGATGGCGAACGGATTGATGTCGTATCGGAAGGAAGCTACATCGAGAAAGGGAAAGATGTTATGATAGTGAAGGTGGAAGGTTCCCGGATTGTAGTCAGGGAATACCAAGAGAAGGGGGATAATTAATTATGGCAGGTTTATTAGCTGGTGGAGGAATGTTTGTGACCATCGCTATTGTAGTAGTAGCTATCATTGTACTCTCAATATTCTTCACGATGGTTCCCGTCGCTTTGTGGATTTCCGCAATGGCAGCAGGTGTACGCGTAAGTATTTTTACATTGATTGGGATGCGTCTTCGCCGGGTTATCCCGAGCCGTGTCGTTAATCCGTTGATCAAGGCACATAAGGCAGGCTTGAATGTCAGCATCAACCAACTGGAAAGCCATTACTTGGCGGGCGGTAACGTGGACCGAGTCGTCAATGCATTGATTGCGGCACACCGTGCCAACATTGAATTGACATTTGAACGTGCAGCAGCGATCGATTTGGCAGGCCGTGATGTATTGGAAGCGGTCCAGATGTCGGTTAACCCGAAAGTGATTGAAACGCCATTCATTGCAGGTGTTGCGATGAACGGTATCGAAGTAAAAGCGAAAGCGCGGATTACAGTGCGTGCGAATATTGACCGTCTCGTCGGGGGTGCCGGGGAAGATACGGTTGTTGCCCGTGTCGGGGAAGGGATCGTTTCGACAATCGGTTCTTCCGTCGACCATGCAAAAGTTTTGGAGAATCCGGATTTGATTTCCCAAACCGTATTGGCAAAAGGTCTTGACTCTGGTACAGCATTTGAGATCCTCTCGATTGATATCGCCGACGTTGACATCGGCAAGAATATCGGTGCCGAGCTTCAAACGGAACAAGCGATGGCAGATAAGAACATCGCCCAAGCGAAAGCGGAAGAAAGACGTGCGATGGCTGTAGCGAACGAGCAGGAAATGAAAGCGAAAGTCCAAGAGATGCGTGCGAAAGTGGTCGGTGCCGAGGCGGAAGTGCCACTTGCCATGGCCGAGGCGCTTCGTACAGGAAACATCGGAATTATGGATTACATGAACTATAAAAACATCCAAGCGGATACAGGCATGCGTGATTCCATCAGTAAAATCGGCGGAGACCAGCAAAACCCGAACGCGCCGAAAGAGTAATGGATGACATGTCATCTCGCGGAAAGGGGATGTGCAGAAGTTGGAACAATTAATTCCGTTGCTTATTATTGGTGTGATTAGCCTGCTTTTCAAAGGAAAGAAAGATGAGCCGGCGAACACGAAAAAACGCGAACCGGAAAAAGCAAAACCGTTTACTGCCCAGACGCCATCTTCAGATCCCTTCAAGAAATTGAAGGAGATGTCCCAGGAGATGTATCAAGAGCTCCAACGGGAGTTTCAAAATCCGCCGGATGAACCGCCGAGTCGCCAGACGATGGTGGAACCTCCCCGGAAGCGTGTCGAGCAAGGCAGGACTGTAACACAACCGTTATCGGACCAACCGAAGCAAAAGGCCAAGCCAGCTCAGCCGGCGGCGATTGCAGCGCGGCAAGAAGGGACCAAGCGGGAAGAGCGCCAGGGCCGTTTAACTGCGCATGGCGGCCGGAAGTCCCGGGATTCGCATCCCGTGGAATCCGAACATATGATTCCTGAAAACGAACAGGATTTACTAAAAGGAATCATATTTTCTGAAATTTTAGGACCGCCCAAAGCAAAACGGTAATCATCACCCCCCTATCCTAAACATACGATTAGGATAGGGGGTTTTGTGTATGAGAAAACTATTCAAGATGGATACATCTGTCCTGATCGACAACTATTCTTCCATCCGCATTACCGGACCGTATGATCTGGTAAAATTAAGCGGAACCGCTTGTACGATACGCAGCGAACATTTTGTCATTGATATGACCGGACAAGAGATTGTCATTGAAACACTGTCCGAAGAAGTGGCTGTTATCACATTTGATACGCTTGAGAAAATGATGATCGAACCGGGGAAAGGCAAGGATGAAGCATATGATTCGTAAAAGGTATACGGTCATCTTGAAAGGAAAGACAGACTACTCCAAGTTTCTAGGAAAATTAGCTTCGTCAGGTATTAAAATATTGTCCATTACTCATGAAGGATCCACCGTGCGCTTCACCACGGATCGGAGAGGGATAAGCTTCATACGTAAAAATCGCCGTCGCTACGGTGTAAAAGCAAAATTTGTCCCAGCCGGGAACGATACCGTGGAAAGCAGATTATTTTCCTCATACCGTTTTCTTATTGTGTGCGCTATTCCCCTGGTGGCGTCTCTGTTTCTATGGAGAGTTGAGATTGAAACGGAGCGGCCGGAAGTAGCGGAGCGGATTGAATCGAAACTGCTTGCGTCCTCGATTGTTACGATGAAACCCCTATCCTCCTTGCCGGATGAAGGGGAGATCAGGCAGCTATTGATGGCGGATGATCCAGAACTCTCCTGGGTACGTTTCAGCCGTTCCGGAACACGGTTGACAATTATCCCTATGATGTCTCCAAGAACGGATGAGAAAGTAGTTAAAGAAGGTCCTCCGGCCAATCTCGTTGCTCGCACGGGTGGTGTCATTACGAATTTCCAACTGAGCCGCGGGGAGAGAGCTTCAAGGGTTCATCAAACGGTAAAAAAAGGAGACATCCTTGCGACAGGCATCTTAGAGCAAGGTAATAAGACAACGGTAGTCGGAGCGGATGGTTTTGTCTTTGCGGACTACTGGTCGGAGTACAATTTCACCCTGCCTCGGCAAATCGATCTCCAGCTGCTTGGCGAAGAAACAGTAGAGTTCCAATGGCGATGGCCGATTAAAGTGGCTGACAACAAGTATTCCTTCCAATCCATCCTGAAGACGAATCGGTACCGGGAAGACATCGCCTATCAACTGGAGCTGACGGAAGGGATGGAAGAGACGGTCCTCCTGCCATTGCTAAAACATAAGATTATTTCAGAATCCTCTCCCAGTCTGACAATAAAAGATGAAAATATTTTACATGTATCGTTCCAAGATGATAAAGTTAGTGGGACTATATTGTTTTTAGTAAACGACAATATCGCTGTAAAAAGACCGATATCCCAAGGAGACTGAAAAATTGAGCGAACAACTGATTCAACTTCATGTCGAAGAACCGAACGATGTCATTATGCTGCTCGGTATTTCTGACCAGAATATGAAACTGATTGAAGAAAATATGGATGTTTCGATCATGACGAGAGGGGATACGATCTCCCTTTCAGGTGATGAGGAAAAAATCCTTCAAGGCAAATACTTGCTTGAACAACTTTTGAAAGTGATCCGGAAAGGTATCAATATAAATTTACGCGACGTTTCTTCAGCAATTGAAATGGCGAAAAACGGGACAATTGAATATTTTGCAGAGTTATATGATGAAGAGATTTCCCGCAGCGCAAAAGGAAAGGCAATCCGCGCCAAGACAATTGGCCAGCGTGAATATGTACAGGCGATCCGGAAGCGGGATCTTGTTTTTTGCATCGGGCCAGCTGGTACAGGTAAAACCTATCTGGCAGTGGTCCTGGCTGTGCAAGCCTTAAAGAACGGATCTGTGAAAAGGATTATCCTGACACGGCCCGCAGTCGAGGCAGGGGAGAGCCTCGGATTTCTCCCGGGCGATCTGAAGGAAAAGGTGGATCCTTATCTTCGTCCGCTGTACGATGCACTGCATGATGTCTTAGGTGCAGAACAGACAGAACGGTTTATTGAACGGGGAGTAATAGAAGTCGCTCCGTTAGCCTACATGAGGGGGCGTACGTTGGACGACGCTTTCGTCATCCTGGACGAAGCACAAAATACGACAAAAGCACAAATGAAAATGTTTTTGACTCGTCTAGGTTTTGGGTCTAAAATGGTAATTACAGGTGACAAAACACAGATCGACTTGCCAAGAGGTGCGGAATCCGGTTTGATCGCCGCTGAAACGATTTTGAAAAAAGTGCCGGAAATTCATTTTCAATTTTTAGAGCAGGGCGATATTGTTCGTCATCCGATTGTCGCAAAAATTATTGAAGCATACGAACACGAGCAATCAACACAATAAGGGAACGTGTAGACAAAGGATAGAATCGACTTTGTCTACACGCAGCAGCAGTCATTTCGATGACTGCTTTTTATCTAACAAAGCCAATTGCTAGATAGAAAGAAGGGAGGAGGGGATTCTGTGCTCCGATCAATCGGAAAGATGTTCAACTCTCTGAAATTTAAATACTTTTCCATTTTTGTAGTGTCAATAGGAGCGATTCTTCTTTTCGCGTCCATGTATGGTGAAGTGAAACAGGAGACATATGAACTGTCTGCCTTTCAAGTTTCACCTACAACTCTGCGTTCCTTGAAAACGGTGGAAGATGCGGAGAAGACAGAGCAGGAGAGACAACGGATTGGTATGGAAGTGACACCGGTCTATCAATTTTCAGATGAAGTAGCGAAAAACAGGCAGGCAATTACGAACCAATTGTTCGATTTTCTTATTGAAGTGAAAGAAGCGGAAAATTTGGAAGTCGATCATGAGGACAAGCCGATTGTCAGTCAGAAGGATCGGCTCAAGGAAATCCGTGAGAAATTGCGGAAATTGGAGGAAGAAGAACCGAGTCTACGGCTTACGGACGATGCGCTCAACAGTTTGTTGAAGCAGGATATCAGTACTCTTCGCAGTATGCAGAAAGCGATTTCGGGCATTATTGGAAGTGAATTAGAAAAACCGATCCGTACAACAGACCTCGCAACTGTCCGTTATGAAGTGGAAAGGAAGATCAGGCTATCGGACGCCATTCCGCCTGGCGAGCTGCAAACAATGATTACTCTTGCCCGCTCTTTGGTCATCGAAACTGAAAAAGTGAATGAAGAACTGACGGAAAAAAGGCGCGAGCAGGAAAAAAGCGCGGTTGAGCCGACTCGTATCCTGCAAGGACAGGTTATTGTCAGAGAAGGACAGTTTATCGATCAGGAGATTTTCCGCCAGCTTGAATTGACCGGACTTGTGACGAATCAGTCCTCGACTAAACCATTGATCGGTCTTGCCTTATTTGTCATCTTCGTATCTACGCTTATCTATTTGCATTTCT harbors:
- a CDS encoding sporulation protein YqfD — encoded protein: MIRKRYTVILKGKTDYSKFLGKLASSGIKILSITHEGSTVRFTTDRRGISFIRKNRRRYGVKAKFVPAGNDTVESRLFSSYRFLIVCAIPLVASLFLWRVEIETERPEVAERIESKLLASSIVTMKPLSSLPDEGEIRQLLMADDPELSWVRFSRSGTRLTIIPMMSPRTDEKVVKEGPPANLVARTGGVITNFQLSRGERASRVHQTVKKGDILATGILEQGNKTTVVGADGFVFADYWSEYNFTLPRQIDLQLLGEETVEFQWRWPIKVADNKYSFQSILKTNRYREDIAYQLELTEGMEETVLLPLLKHKIISESSPSLTIKDENILHVSFQDDKVSGTILFLVNDNIAVKRPISQGD
- a CDS encoding PhoH family protein, with the translated sequence MSEQLIQLHVEEPNDVIMLLGISDQNMKLIEENMDVSIMTRGDTISLSGDEEKILQGKYLLEQLLKVIRKGININLRDVSSAIEMAKNGTIEYFAELYDEEISRSAKGKAIRAKTIGQREYVQAIRKRDLVFCIGPAGTGKTYLAVVLAVQALKNGSVKRIILTRPAVEAGESLGFLPGDLKEKVDPYLRPLYDALHDVLGAEQTERFIERGVIEVAPLAYMRGRTLDDAFVILDEAQNTTKAQMKMFLTRLGFGSKMVITGDKTQIDLPRGAESGLIAAETILKKVPEIHFQFLEQGDIVRHPIVAKIIEAYEHEQSTQ
- the deoC gene encoding deoxyribose-phosphate aldolase, with protein sequence MNTTNYAAYIDHTLLKADAAKEEIISLCEEAKQYSFASVCVNPAWVATAAKLLNGSDVKVCTVIGFPLGASTSEVKAFETTDAIRKGAQEIDMVINIGALKSGDHDQVRQDIEAVVEAAKGKAIVKVIIETSLLTDAEKRKACELSLAAGADFVKTSTGFSTGGATAEDVKLMRGVVGPEMGVKASGGVRSYEDMKKMIDAGATRIGASSGVQIMNGLQSDSDY
- the rpsU gene encoding 30S ribosomal protein S21, which encodes MTKTVVRKNESLEDALRRFKRTVSKSGTIQEVRKREYYEKPSVKRKKKSEAARKRKY
- a CDS encoding nodulation protein NfeD, whose translation is MRKRFRALLLLVLFLSAMIVPFGQSDANAVKVYKVPITNEVEKGLHAFLKRSFKEADEAGAKTVILEINTLGGFIDAAGQIGMLIDEQPKDMEIIAYINDRAISAGAFIALHADKIYMSPTGKIGAAQAVEGNTGNAADVKTQSFWVADMISAAKTSDRNPIYAQAMADPDVDLPKYHAEKGKLLTLTASQAEEKDVGYSEGTVSSFDALLRELGLENAEVISTEVSFAESIARIITNPVVVPILLSIAGLGLVLELYSPGFGVPGTMALTSLGLFFFGHLVAGLAGYEALILFIIGVGLIIAEFFLAGGIAGVLGAVAVVVSIILAGGNPMYMAISVLIAIAIAVIGMVIIMKFFGKKLHLLNKMVLMDATDTESGYVSNVNRPELIGKIAVATTTLRPSGTVNLDGERIDVVSEGSYIEKGKDVMIVKVEGSRIVVREYQEKGDN
- a CDS encoding 16S rRNA (uracil(1498)-N(3))-methyltransferase → MQRYFLTTPFDQNDESWIEGEDAKHISRVMRMSTGDAIIAVSDTEAYISSILEITPEGVRVRRDPDSLLPDREMPVAVTIACGLPKGDKLDYIVQKGTELGMKALLPFEAERSIVKWDAKKGGKKVERLQKIAKEAAEQCHRTVIPEVKVPVSFRNLLAEASRYDILLVADEEDAKSNEPNRIADRLKNVYHKQSVLVVFGPEGGISRKEAEMLKSAGFLSVSLGPRILRTETAPLYVLSAMSYEFE
- the floA gene encoding flotillin-like protein FloA (flotillin-like protein involved in membrane lipid rafts), producing the protein MFVTIAIVVVAIIVLSIFFTMVPVALWISAMAAGVRVSIFTLIGMRLRRVIPSRVVNPLIKAHKAGLNVSINQLESHYLAGGNVDRVVNALIAAHRANIELTFERAAAIDLAGRDVLEAVQMSVNPKVIETPFIAGVAMNGIEVKAKARITVRANIDRLVGGAGEDTVVARVGEGIVSTIGSSVDHAKVLENPDLISQTVLAKGLDSGTAFEILSIDIADVDIGKNIGAELQTEQAMADKNIAQAKAEERRAMAVANEQEMKAKVQEMRAKVVGAEAEVPLAMAEALRTGNIGIMDYMNYKNIQADTGMRDSISKIGGDQQNPNAPKE
- the mtaB gene encoding tRNA (N(6)-L-threonylcarbamoyladenosine(37)-C(2))-methylthiotransferase MtaB — translated: MSSVAFHTLGCKVNHYETEAIWQLFKEAGYERTDFEKNADVYVINTCTVTNTGDKKSRQVIRRAIRKNPDAVICVTGCYAQTSPAEIMAIPGVDIVVGTQDRTKLLGLIEEYRVERQPINAVRNIMKNRVYEELDVPAFTDRTRASLKIQEGCNNFCTFCIIPWARGLMRSRDPQEVIRQAQQLVDAGYLEIVLTGIHTGGYGEDLKDYNLARLLRDLETQVKGLKRLRISSIEASQLTDEVIQVLKESSIIVRHLHIPIQSGSNTVLKRMRRKYTMEFFAERLDRLREALPHLAITSDVIVGFPGETEEEFMETYHFIREHRFSELHVFPYSKRTGTPAARMEDQIDEEVKNERVHRLIELNDQLAKEYASEFEGEVLEVIPEEVYKLDPASGLYEGYTDNYLKVVFPADESMVGKIVKVKIAKAGYPYNEGQFIRVIDTEEALV